The nucleotide window ATAATTGATCAATTTTAATCGATTCTAAAACGTAATAAGGCTCACGGACTAAATCACGTAAATTGAAATAGGTTTGGTTATCACTCTCAATAAATTGGAATAAATCCTTAACATGCAAAATGCCAATAATTTTGTCAATATTCTCCTCGTATACAGGCACTCTTGTATATTTTTCAACATTTGCAATATGAAGTGTTTCTTTCAAACTAAAGTCAGCGGGAATGGCCACAATATTTGTCCTATGGGTCATAATGTCAGAAACCGTTTTATTATCAAACTCAAAAATATTATTTATCATTTCTTTTTCAGCTTCTTGAATGGTCCCTTTTTCTTGTCCTACATCGACCATCATCCGAATTTCTTCCTCTGTAACGTCTTCATCATCGGCATTAGGGTCAAGGCCAAACATCTTTACAATTACATTTGTAGACAATGTCAAAAACTTAACAAAAGGATAGTTAACTTTAGATAGCACCGTTAATGGAGTGACTGCAATAAATGAAATCTGCTCTGCCTTTTGTAAAGCAAGTCTTTTCGGAACGAGTTCACCGAATACTAACGTGAAATAAGATAAAACCAATGTAATCACTACAGTAGAAATCGTTTCAAGTGTCCCCTTAGCAATCGGCATTCCTAAGTTATAGAGATATTCCGCCAACCTTCCGGCAAAGCTCCCTGCAGCAAAAGCACTCGCCAAAAATCCAGCAATTGTAATCCCAATTTGAATCGTTGCTAAGAAGCGGCTCGGCTCCATTAAAAGAGATTGAACTAATTTTGCTTTTTTATGCCCGCTATCAGCCATTACCTTTATCTTATTATCATTTAACGAAACAAGTGCCATTTCAGATGCTGCAAAAAATGCATTTAACAAAATTAGTACAAGGAGTACGAATATTTCGGCGCCCAAGAAATCTACCCCCAAATATATAAATATTTTCTACAATCATTACTTTATCAAAATTTAAATTTCTTGCATATAAAATGGTGCTTTATGTGGCTATGTATTTTAGAACATTAAAATTATTGTGTCACGGTTCTCTATTTATCATTCCCAATGAGGTTTCAATGCATCAAAAACTCATTTTAAAAATATTGTTGACTTATTCAAAACCATTAATTATTATAAATAATATAATTCAAATCAAATTACTCGGTTATTAAGGAGGAGACAGAAATATGGTACAGATGATTTTCACCGGGTTACTTTGTGGGGCATTGCTTGGATTTGTGATGCAGAGAGGCCGTTTCTGCTTAACTGGCGGATTTAGAGATATGTATATAGCAAAAGATAATCGTATGTTTTATGCTTTATTAATTGCCATTGCTGTCCAAAGCGTTGGTGTCTATTCGTTAATTCAGATCGGAAAATTCGAGTATTCTGCAGGCGCCTTTCCATGGACAGCCGTTATTGTTGGGGCTTTTATATTCGGAATTGGGATAGTTCTTGCAGGCGGTTGTGCAACAGGCACATGGTACCGCGCAGGTGAAGGTCTTATTGGCAGTTGGATTGCACTAACCGGTTACATGCTAATGAGCGCCATTATGAAATCTGGACCATTAGCAACTGTTAATGAATCATTTAAAACTACTCAACTCCCAACAAACTCTATTTCCGAAAGTTTCGGAATTTCTGTTTGGGTATTAATCGCTATTTTTGTAGCAATTGTATTTGCCATTGTAGTTAAGGAACTAAGAAAACCAAAGGTTGTTATTCCTGCGATGAAGCCAAAGCGGACTGGTCTAGCTCATCTCTTATTTGAAAAACGTTGGCATCCATTTTTTACAGCCATTTTAGTTGGACTAATTGCAACTCTTGCTTGGCCACTCAGTGCCGCAACTGGAAGGGTTTTTGGGCTTGGAATCACAACTCCTTCAGCTAATATTTTACAATACTTGGTGAGCGGCGATGTTAAAATTTTAAACTGGGGCGTATTCCTCGTACTTGGCATTTTTCTCGGCTCTTTTATAGCTGCAAAGGCAAGTCGCGAATTTCGCTTTAGAATGCCTGATACAAAAACAGGTGTTACAAGTTTCATTGGCGGAATTTTAATGGGCTTTGGTGCTAGCCTAGCTGGTGGATGTTCCATCGGTAATGGTTTAGTTATGACGGCCATGATGACATGGCAAGGTTGGGTTGGATTAATGTTTATGATTTTAGGGACTTGGTCTGCATCCTATTTCATGTTTGTTCGAGTTAGTGTTAAAAAGAAAACTATTACAGCGAAATCAGCAGTTACTGCATAGGAGGAATGAATCTTGCAAAAAACATTAGAAGTCATGGGTCAAGTTTGTCCTTTTCCATTAGTAGAGGCAAAAAAGGCAATTGCGGATTTGCATTCAGGAGACGAATTAATCGTTCAATTTGATTGCACACAAGCAACAGATAGTATCCCTCGCTGGGCTGCCGAAGCTGGCCATAAAATCACCAATTTTGAGCAAATCGGCGAAGCAGCTTGGACCATTACTGTGCAGAAAAATTAGTACATTATATAAGCTCTGGGAATTGTTAAAGGTCCCAGAGCTTTAATTATTAAGAATCCATAATTTACTACATAAATAAGGGGAATTAATATGGAGCAGTTCTTTACCTAGCAATTAGTTTGAAATTTTTACTTCTTATAACGAACCATTCCAATTATAATAATTAGGTGTGATGCTCATCATGCCTATTTTTTTTGCTTAATACAAAATTTACAACAAGGGAGAAGAAACAATGTGGTTTATTTTTTCGCTTTTAACAGCATTAGCTTGGGGTAGTGCTGACCTATTTTATAAAAAAGGATCCAACAGCGACGATAAGTACAGTCACCTTAAAATTGTCACGATTGTAGGCTTAGTCATGGGGCTTCATGGCACAGCCTACATGCTTTTGAAAGGAATCGCGTTTGATCCATTTGATATGGTAAGATATTTACCTGTTTCTGGACTTTATATTTTATCAATGACGATTGGTTATATCGGATTAAGGTATATTGAGCTTTCCATTGCTTCACCTGTGCAAAATTCTTCAGGAGCAGTCACTGCCATCTTATTATTCATCTTTTTCCCGCAGGACCTTGGTTTCATTGATGTAGCAGGTATAGCTATTATTACTTTTGGTGTCGTTGGTCTTGCCTTCTTAGAAAAAAGAGCTGAAGTAATAGCCCTTAAAATAAGCACAGCTCCAATCGATAAAAAATATCAAATCGGCTTTTTGGCGATTACTTTTCCGATTATATATTGTGTTATCGATGGTCTTGGAACTTTTGCTGATGGAATTTATCTCGATGAAATGAAGCTTATTAGTGAAGATTCAGCCCTTCTTGCCTATGAATTCACTTTTTTCATTTGTGGTGCAATTGCCTTTATATTTTTAAAAGGCATCAAAAAAGTAGACTTTGCTATTTTCAAAGAGCGTGATAAAGGCTTAGCAGCTATTTTTGAAACAACTGGACAATTTTTTTATGTTTTTGCGATGGCCAAAAATGCAATTATCGCTGCACCACTAATTGCATCCTATAGCATTTTTTCGGTCATCCTTTCAAGAATTTTTCTAAAGGAAAGACTAAGCAAAAATCATTACGCTGTCATCATCGTTGTCATGTTAGGTATCATTCTGCTTGGGGTTGCGGATGAGCTATAACTTTATTAATAAGAATAGTGAATGGCATTTGCACTATCCCCACCGATTGAGAACTAAAAAATATTGAAAAATGCAAAATAGCAATTCATTTCGCGCAGAGCATTGAGTTGCTATTTTTATTATATTTTTTCATCGTAATGCACAATAGAGCCATATTGTTCACTACAATTTAACAGAAACATATTTCGAAATTAATATTGAATAAACACAAGGCTATAATCCCCATCCAAGGCTCCAAATTCCGAAAATAGGTACCTACGCTTCGGAAGCAAGGTATTTTTCCACAAAACGCAAAAAAATCTTAGCGCACGGTGATAAATATCGTCCCTCAAAGTAAAAGACAGAAACCCAGCGTGAAAGAGGAGGGTCCAAGGATAAAATAGATATTGATGGGCCCGGAGATTCTGCCATTAACCGCGGGAGAACCGAAACCCCTAGTCCTTCCGCTACTAGTGTTCGTGGGGAGGCACACTCGTATGCAATAAGTGGCTCAAAGCCTTCTCTCATGCACGTCGCAATAAGCTGCGAACGAATTCCGGACCCCTCCTTAAAGGATACAAATGATTCTTCACTAAGTTCTTTAATAGAAATTGCTTTTTTCTTCTCTAGTGGGTGTCCTTTGGTTACAGCTAAAACCAATTCATCTTGATAAAGAGGCTTTGAACAAATTCCCTTTGGCGCAACTAAATTTATTAAATGCGTTGAGTATTTAATATCCACTGCATGGGCCAAAGCAAGATCTAATTCCCCCTTTTTGAGAGCATCTAGCAACGGTTCAGTAGTGTTCTCCCTTATAAACACTTTAATCTTAGGAAACTCTTTCCCAAATTCCACGAGCAACCTTGGCAGCCTAGTTTGCACTAGGGACTCTAGCGCTCCTACTATAATGTTACCGTGCGGGTAGTTTATGAACCCTTTAACTGAATCTTTTGCCCTTTGTGCCTCCGCTAAAGTCTTTTCAGCACCAATATAGAATTGCTCCCCAGCCTCTGTTAAGGTTACCCCTCTGCCAGTTCGTTTAAAAAGCTTGAGGCCCAGTTCCTGTTCCAAATTACCAATTTGTTGCGAGAGAGCTGGCTGAGCTATATTTAATCGTTCGGACGCTCTTGTAAAATTATTTAGTCTTGCCACTTCAACGAAGTAAGTTAGTTGCTTAAGCTCCATTCTTCAACGACCACCTTCATTTGCGAAATAAGTAATTGTTATACCTACAATAGCATATATATATTTTTCTTATCAATTATGCCGTATTATAATCTTTTAATATAGAAAGGTAGGAGTACGGATTATGAATAACGGCAAACGTCCTTATTATGGTTGGTATATTGTTATATGTGCTACAGTTATTGTTTTGCTTTCAATGGGATTGCGAATGGGAATTGGACCTTTTGTTGAACCAGTTATGGCTGACTTAGATTTATCTCGAACGGAGCTATCATTCATTGTGGCAATCGGGATGATTGTTTATGGAGTTGGAATGCCAATAGCAGGACTGCTTTTGAAAACGTTAAGTAGTAGATTTATGATAGTAACAGGAGTAATTATTGTTTGTTTATCGATTGTATGGGCCATAAATGCTACAGGGCCAGTTTCTTTTCTACTTTCCTTTGGTGTTTTTCTATCGCTTGGGCTTTCCTTTTTAAGCAATATTTCATTATCTCCGATTATCAGTAAATGGTTTGTTAGACAAAGAGGAAAAGCACTTTTTTATCTGGCAACAGGCGGAATGGCAGGCATTGCAGTTATGACTCCTCTTGAAACATGGTTAATCCAACTTGTAGGCTGGAAGCACACTCTTCTTATATTTGCAGGAGTATTCATTTGCATCATTGCTCCTTCGGCAATTTTTATTATGCGAGAAAATGTACCAGAAGGGGCTGACACTACAGGAGCAGTACGTAATCTAGTAAAACAAGAACCAGCAAATATTAGTATGAGGGATGCAGTAAAGACAAATGCCTATTGGAAAATCATTCTCGGCTTATTTGCCTGTGGATTTGGGATGAATCTTTTAGGTTCTCATGGCGTACCTATGTTGGTAAACCATTGTTTTGACCCAATGATTGCTTCTTTTGGCGTTGGCATGATTGGTATTGTTGCAATGTTCAGTACAGTCGTCTTAGGACATGTAGCAGATCGATTTCCTAGGAGAAATATTTTATTCCTAGTGTATTTTGTTCGCGGCCTTGGGTTAATCGGTTTAGTTTTAGCAGCCACGAAATGGCAGCTCTTTCTTGTAGCATTTAGTGGCGGATTAGTATGGTCAGGCTCTATTGCAATGTCTACCGCTATTTTAAGCGACCTTTATGGAACACGTTTACTTGGAATCTTAAATGGGTGGGCATACTTTATCGGACATCAAATTGGAGCAGCTTTGGGGTCATTTCTTGGTGGCTGGCTATATGATGCTTCTGGCACTTATTTATATGCATTTATCACTGCTGGTGCACTGTCCATTATTGCCAGCCTAGCATCGATTACATTGCCACAACATCTTTCCTTCAATAAGCAAATAAAAATAGGTGAACAGCATAATAGTGAGCAAACCTAACCGGTTATGGGTAACAGATATTAAAAAAGTCCTGAAACAGTACATGAACTATTTCAGGACTTTTTCCGTGCAAAATTTAGACCCTTAGCGAGCCACGGAACCCTCTGGCAGCATAGTAAGATTCTGCACCATTGTGATATACGAAGACATGCCCGAAGCGACGATCGCAAAAAAGGGCACCGCCGAGTTCTCTAATATCAGATGGTGTTTGCACCCAACTCGACGTTTTCATATCGAAATTTTCAAGTTTCTGCAACGCTCGATATTGTTCTTCCGTTAATAGTTCAATACCCATGGCAGTTGCCATATCAATAGCGTTATTTTCTGGTTTATGATTTTTCCTTGACTCCAGCGCTTCACGGTCGTAACAAACACTCCTGCGACCTTTAGGACTTTCCGCTGAACAATCAAAAAAAATGTATTCGTCCTTTTTTTCATCATAATCAATAACATCTGGTTCACCGCCAGTTCTTTCCATTTCATTGAGTGACCACAGTTTTTCAAGATTAGCATCCAGCTTTTCATGGACTTTAGCCCACTCAAGACCTTTATGTCGGTTCATGTTTTTTTCAAAACGGACTTTCAATACTTTAAGTAAATCCTCACGTTGCTCTAGTGAAAACTCCTTATTATCGCTAACCTTATTTCCCTTGATCACGGTAGTTTCCTCCTTCAATAATGTTTAATTGAACTGAATCAGAGAAATTAGTTTCTTTTTATGATTATTTAAGGACATTTGGGGGAGATTAAATATTAAAAAAGTTAATAGTCGTTTACTGTGCAAAGGAAACAGGAAGAAACCGTGTAAGCGCATAAAAACATTCACCTCTTTTTATTACCCTCCCACATTATTAGTAAAATAATGTATTAGGAAAAAAGGATTCCTTTTCTATTTGCTAAAGCCTTCCCCGAGAACTATTAGAAGGTAGCTTGAAAATCAAAGTATTGGTGAAATGATGTTACATTTATTATGGGCTTATTCCATTAAAGCTACCATTTACTTAAACAACTCTATCTATCAATATTAATGTTATTACTTTTCCCTTTAATTTCTTCCAAAATAATTTTTGTGCAAGCTACAATAAGTCCACTAAGCAAAATTAGCCCCATATAAATTGGATGTAAATGTGTTTCAGGAACACCACCCCAAGGAAATATAAACTGCTGAATTATAGGAGAAATCCAAAAATTAAGGATATAAAAACCGACCATTGTTCCAATTATCCATCTCAATATAATCACCTCTGTATTCCATTGTACCAAACCTCACCTAGACTTTGGTTAATTATTGGATGTTGCTTCTTTTACTAACCTGCTCTACAGTTGAGGAAGCAACAGCTCTGTTGCGCTATCGCCTCCGTTAATGAAAAATCAATTATTCTTTAAAGAGCCGACCCAAACATCACCAACATTTACTTTATAAATAATTTCTTCCTCATAACTATTAAGTTCGATTTCTTCGGTTTTATAAGATTGATTTATTATATCTCTTACTTCTTCTTCTGTCCTTATTCCATCTTGAATATCCTCTTCTAAATCTCTTAGATGATATATATTAGCATTTATATGAGGCTCCCAGTTGAATAAATCTAATTTATCTTTTAAAGTAGCATATTTCTCAATCGGAAATGCCTTTTCTTTGGTGTGTTTATCAAACGTATTATCATAAAAATTAAAGAAGTCCTTATACGCAACAACAACTTGAGAGTTTATAAAATTAGGTTCATAAAGCCAAATTTTCAAATAAAAATCCTGATTCTCATTTTTCATTTTCTCAAACCAATCCAAGTACACGTCTATCATCGCTTCTAAAAGAAGGCGATTATACCAAGTTGGAGGATTTAACCTTGGAATTGCATAAAATGGATGTATCCATAGCTTTGAATAATCTCTGTTATACTCCCTTATTGCATCCATATCTAAATTAATGAAATTCTGTTTCCATGTCCCAATTTTTCTTTTATGACGTTTCCAACCTCTAATTTTCTTTTTTATTGAATGATAAAACACTAAACTAAAGCACCCCTTATTACTTCTTCACTATTAATACTTCGTTTCTAAAAAAGCATTACTGCTGTTCCAACAATCCCCCCTTTAGCTTAATAAGAAGGCGAATAAATTCTGTCCGTATCAGTATCAATTACAAACTCAACCTCAACATCACTGTCATGAGGTAATTGTTCAAAATTATGTAACCTACAAAATACATTTGGAAGGTCTTTTATATCAAAGGTTAATTTTTTTGCTTGTAAATATTTTTGCTTTAACTTTTGTTTGGGACACTTTTTACCCGAAAGCAGAACTTGATAATCATAACCGTCAATTTCAATAATCATAATTTCACGACTGGTTGCTAATCAGTCTTATAGCTTAGATTTTTATTAAAGCCTACG belongs to Bacillus sp. (in: firmicutes) and includes:
- a CDS encoding HlyC/CorC family transporter → MGAEIFVLLVLILLNAFFAASEMALVSLNDNKIKVMADSGHKKAKLVQSLLMEPSRFLATIQIGITIAGFLASAFAAGSFAGRLAEYLYNLGMPIAKGTLETISTVVITLVLSYFTLVFGELVPKRLALQKAEQISFIAVTPLTVLSKVNYPFVKFLTLSTNVIVKMFGLDPNADDEDVTEEEIRMMVDVGQEKGTIQEAEKEMINNIFEFDNKTVSDIMTHRTNIVAIPADFSLKETLHIANVEKYTRVPVYEENIDKIIGILHVKDLFQFIESDNQTYFNLRDLVREPYYVLESIKIDQLFRDMQKSNTHMAIVIDEYGGTDGIVTIEDLIEEIVGELFDEYDEPELDVNEVEVIDEFHYIMAGTMNLYEVEDILHVDLPTHDYDTLSGFMIGQLGYIPAVHERPVIEYKNIEFAVKEMNNRRIIKVKVSVKEAVRDGE
- a CDS encoding YeeE/YedE family protein, coding for MVQMIFTGLLCGALLGFVMQRGRFCLTGGFRDMYIAKDNRMFYALLIAIAVQSVGVYSLIQIGKFEYSAGAFPWTAVIVGAFIFGIGIVLAGGCATGTWYRAGEGLIGSWIALTGYMLMSAIMKSGPLATVNESFKTTQLPTNSISESFGISVWVLIAIFVAIVFAIVVKELRKPKVVIPAMKPKRTGLAHLLFEKRWHPFFTAILVGLIATLAWPLSAATGRVFGLGITTPSANILQYLVSGDVKILNWGVFLVLGIFLGSFIAAKASREFRFRMPDTKTGVTSFIGGILMGFGASLAGGCSIGNGLVMTAMMTWQGWVGLMFMILGTWSASYFMFVRVSVKKKTITAKSAVTA
- a CDS encoding sulfurtransferase TusA family protein, whose amino-acid sequence is MQKTLEVMGQVCPFPLVEAKKAIADLHSGDELIVQFDCTQATDSIPRWAAEAGHKITNFEQIGEAAWTITVQKN
- a CDS encoding EamA family transporter — its product is MWFIFSLLTALAWGSADLFYKKGSNSDDKYSHLKIVTIVGLVMGLHGTAYMLLKGIAFDPFDMVRYLPVSGLYILSMTIGYIGLRYIELSIASPVQNSSGAVTAILLFIFFPQDLGFIDVAGIAIITFGVVGLAFLEKRAEVIALKISTAPIDKKYQIGFLAITFPIIYCVIDGLGTFADGIYLDEMKLISEDSALLAYEFTFFICGAIAFIFLKGIKKVDFAIFKERDKGLAAIFETTGQFFYVFAMAKNAIIAAPLIASYSIFSVILSRIFLKERLSKNHYAVIIVVMLGIILLGVADEL
- a CDS encoding LysR family transcriptional regulator, encoding MELKQLTYFVEVARLNNFTRASERLNIAQPALSQQIGNLEQELGLKLFKRTGRGVTLTEAGEQFYIGAEKTLAEAQRAKDSVKGFINYPHGNIIVGALESLVQTRLPRLLVEFGKEFPKIKVFIRENTTEPLLDALKKGELDLALAHAVDIKYSTHLINLVAPKGICSKPLYQDELVLAVTKGHPLEKKKAISIKELSEESFVSFKEGSGIRSQLIATCMREGFEPLIAYECASPRTLVAEGLGVSVLPRLMAESPGPSISILSLDPPLSRWVSVFYFEGRYLSPCAKIFLRFVEKYLASEA
- a CDS encoding MFS transporter, yielding MNNGKRPYYGWYIVICATVIVLLSMGLRMGIGPFVEPVMADLDLSRTELSFIVAIGMIVYGVGMPIAGLLLKTLSSRFMIVTGVIIVCLSIVWAINATGPVSFLLSFGVFLSLGLSFLSNISLSPIISKWFVRQRGKALFYLATGGMAGIAVMTPLETWLIQLVGWKHTLLIFAGVFICIIAPSAIFIMRENVPEGADTTGAVRNLVKQEPANISMRDAVKTNAYWKIILGLFACGFGMNLLGSHGVPMLVNHCFDPMIASFGVGMIGIVAMFSTVVLGHVADRFPRRNILFLVYFVRGLGLIGLVLAATKWQLFLVAFSGGLVWSGSIAMSTAILSDLYGTRLLGILNGWAYFIGHQIGAALGSFLGGWLYDASGTYLYAFITAGALSIIASLASITLPQHLSFNKQIKIGEQHNSEQT
- a CDS encoding DUF4256 domain-containing protein, which gives rise to MIKGNKVSDNKEFSLEQREDLLKVLKVRFEKNMNRHKGLEWAKVHEKLDANLEKLWSLNEMERTGGEPDVIDYDEKKDEYIFFDCSAESPKGRRSVCYDREALESRKNHKPENNAIDMATAMGIELLTEEQYRALQKLENFDMKTSSWVQTPSDIRELGGALFCDRRFGHVFVYHNGAESYYAARGFRGSLRV